Proteins found in one Zea mays cultivar B73 chromosome 1, Zm-B73-REFERENCE-NAM-5.0, whole genome shotgun sequence genomic segment:
- the LOC100501241 gene encoding calmodulin-binding transcription activator 3 isoform X12, which translates to MHIVLVHYLETKGGKSSRARGNNIIQEAAVGSPSQIMEVESSLSGQASEYEEAESDIYSGGAGYDSFTWMQQHENGTGPVIDSSLFSSYTPASSIGNYQGQHATQNKSFYPVNQHNGPLILNGSSDMLGTNGRANQTDLPSWNSVIELDEPGQMPHLQFPVPSDQGATTEGLGVDYLTFDEVYSDGLSLNDIGAAGTHGKSYLQFSSATGDLSATENSLPQQNDGSLEEAAIGYPFLKTQSSNLSDILKDSFKKTDSFTRWMSKELPEVEDSQIHSSSGGFWSTGEANDIIEASSHEPLDQFTVSPMLSQEQLFSIVDFAPNWTYVGSKTKILVAGNILNDSQITERCKWSCMFGEVEVPAKILADGTLICYSPQHKLGRVPFYITCSNRLACSEVREFEFRPTVSQYMDAPSPHGETNKVYFQIRLDKLLSLEPDEYQATVSNPSLEMIDLSKKISSLMASNDEWSNLLKLAVDNEPSTADHHDQFVEKLIKEKLHVWLLNKVGMGGKGPSVLDDEGQGVLHLAAALGYDWAIRPTLAAGVNINFRDVHGWTALHWAAICGRERTVVALIALGAAPGALTDPTPDFPGSTPADIASANGQKGISGFLAESSLTSHLQALNLKEANMAQISGLPGIGDVTERDSLHPPSGDSLGPVRNAAQAAARIYQVFRVQSFQRKQAAQSEDDKGGMSDERALSLLSVKPPKSGQLDPLHSAATRIQNKFRGWKGRKEFLLIRQRIVKIQAHVRGQQVRKHYRKIVWSVGIVEKVILRWRRRGAGLRGFRSTEGSVESSNGGTSSSSIQDKPSGDDYDFLQEGRKQTEERLQKALARVKSMAQYPEARDQYHRILTVVSKMQESQAMEEKMLEESAGMDFMSEFKELWDDDTPIPGYI; encoded by the exons ATGCACATTGTACTTGTGCATTATCTTGAGACAAAG GGTGGCAAGTCATCTCGTGCTAGAGGAAATAACATTATTCAAGAAGCTGCTGTGGGTAGTCCTTCACAGATTATGGAGGTAGAAAGCTCACTTAGTGGACAGGCCTCAGAATACGAAGAGGCAGAATCAG ATATTTATTCAGGAGGAGCTGGATACGACTCTTTCACTTGGATGCAACAGCATGAAAATGGAACTGGACCCGTGATAGATTCTTCTCTCTTCAGCTCTTACACACCTGCTTCGTCCATAG GTAATTACCAGGGGCAGCATGCCACACAAAATAAAAGCTTCTATCCTGTTAACCAACATAATGGTCCTCTCATTCTTAATGGATCAAGTGACATGCTTGGAACAAATGGCCGTGCAAATCAAACTGATCTTCCATCATGGAATTCTGTGATAGAACTGGACGAGCCTGGTCAAATGCCCCATCTCCAGTTTCCTGTCCCTTCTGATCAAGGTGCTACCACGGAAGGCCTGGGAGTTGATTACTTAACATTTGATGAAGTATATTCTGATGGCCTCAGTCTCAACGATATTGGTGCAGCAGGAACTCATGGGAAGTCATATCTGCAG TTCTCTAGTGCTACTGGTGATTTGTCTGCAACAGAGAACAGCCTCCCTCAACAAAATGATGGTTCTCTGGAGGAGGCAGCCATTGGCTATCCATTTTTGAAGACTCAGTCATCTAATCTATCTGATATCCTAAAAGACAGCTTTAAGAAAACTGACAGTTTTACAAGATGGATGAGCAAAGAGCTTCCTGAAGTGGAAGATTCTCAAATTCATTCTAGTTCTGGGGGGTTCTGGAGCACTGGAGAAGCAAATGATATCATCGAAGCATCAAGCCATGAGCCGCTGGATCAGTTTACTGTTTCCCCGATGCTCTCGCAGGAGCAGCTCTTTAGTATAGTAGATTTTGCTCCAAACTGGACATATGTGGGTTCAAAGACTAAG ATTTTAGTTGCTGGTAACATCCTGAATGACAGTCAAATCACCGAGAGATGCAAGTGGTCATGTATGTTTGGAGAAGTTGAAGTTCCAGCAAAGATTTTAGCAGATGGTACTCTCATCTGTTATTCGCCCCAGCATAAACTCGGTCGAGTTCCTTTTTACATTACCTGCTCCAACAGGTTGGCCTGCAGTGAAGTGCGGGAGTTTGAATTTCGACCAACTGTTTCCCAATACATGGATGCTCCTAGTCCACATGGTGAAACAAACAAAGTTTATTTCCAGATACGCCTTGACAAGTTGTTGTCCCTTGAACCAGATGAGTACCAGGCAACTGTATCTAACCCCAGCCTGGAGATGATTGACTTAAGTAAGAAGATAAGTTCACTGATGGCGAGTAATGATGAGTGGTCCAACTTGCTAAAGTTGGCTGTTGATAATGAGCCTTCTACTGCTGATCACCATGATCAGTTTGTTGAAAAATTGATTAAGGAAAAATTGCATGTCTGGCTTCTAAATAAAGTTGGTATGGGTGGCAAGGGACCCAGTGTGTTAGATGATGAAGGGCAGGGCGTGCTTCACTTAGCAGCTGCCCTTGGATATGATTGGGCTATAAGGCCGACACTTGCTGCTGGCGTGAATATTAATTTCAGAGATGTTCATGGGTGGACTGCACTCCATTGGGCTGCGATTTGTGGCCG AGAGCGGACTGTAGTTGCGCTTATTGCTCTAGGAGCAGCTCCTGGAGCTTTGACAGACCCGACTCCTGATTTCCCTGGAAGTACACCAGCAGATATCGCATCAGCTAATGGCCAAAAGGGAATATCTGGTTTCTTGGCAGAGTCTTCTCTGACCAGTCATCTTCAGGCCCTCAATCTGAAGGAAGCTAATATGGCTCAAATATCTGGTCTACCTGGTATTGGAGATGTTACTGAGAGAGATTCACTGCATCCTCCAAGCGGAGATTCATTAGGTCCTGTTCGAAATGCTGCTCAAGCTGCTGCGCGGATATATCAAGTTTTCAGGGTGCAATCCTTCCAGAGAAAGCAAGCGGCTCAATCTGAGGATGATAAAGGTGGAATGTCTGATGAGCGTGCCCTCTCACTCCTTTCTGTCAAGCCACCCAAGTCAGGGCAGCTTGATCCTCTGCATTCTGCTGCAACTCGCATACAGAATAAGTTCAGAGGATGGAAGGGGAGAAAGGAGTTTCTTCTTATTAGGCAGCGAATTGTGAAGATCCAG GCTCATGTGCGAGGTCAACAAGTGAGGAAGCATTATCGGAAAATAGTTTGGTCTGTTGGCATCGTGGAGAAAGTTATATTGCGTTGGAGGCGTAGAGGGGCTGGCTTACGTGGGTTTCGGTCTACAGAAGGTTCAGTGGAGAGCAGCAATGGCGGAACGAGTAGCAGTTCAATCCAAGATAAGCCTTCTGGGGATGATTATGATTTTCTGCAAGAAGGACGAAAACAGACTGAAGAACGGCTCCAGAAAGCTCTTGCGAGAGTGAAGTCCATGGCTCAATACCCAGAAGCAAGAGATCAGTACCATAGGATTTTGACTGTTGTGTCAAAAATGCAGGAGTCTCAG GCTATGGAAGAAAAGATGCTGGAGGAGTCAGCAGGGATGGACTTCATGAGTGAATTCAAGGAATTGTGGGATGACGACACACCTATACCTGGTTATATTTAG
- the LOC100501241 gene encoding calmodulin-binding transcription activator 3 isoform X2: MATTEARRLAVVPQLDIEQILKEAQHRWLRPAEICEILKNYRNFRIAPEPPNRPPSGSLFLFDRKVLRYFRKDGHNWRKKNDQKTVKEAHERLKSGSIDVLHCYYAHGEENINFQRRTYWMLEEDYMHIVLVHYLETKGGKSSRARGNNIIQEAAVGSPSQIMEVESSLSGQASEYEEAESDIYSGGAGYDSFTWMQQHENGTGPVIDSSLFSSYTPASSIAGNYQGQHATQNKSFYPVNQHNGPLILNGSSDMLGTNGRANQTDLPSWNSVIELDEPGQMPHLQFPVPSDQGATTEGLGVDYLTFDEVYSDGLSLNDIGAAGTHGKSYLQFSSATGDLSATENSLPQQNDGSLEEAAIGYPFLKTQSSNLSDILKDSFKKTDSFTRWMSKELPEVEDSQIHSSSGGFWSTGEANDIIEASSHEPLDQFTVSPMLSQEQLFSIVDFAPNWTYVGSKTKILVAGNILNDSQITERCKWSCMFGEVEVPAKILADGTLICYSPQHKLGRVPFYITCSNRLACSEVREFEFRPTVSQYMDAPSPHGETNKVYFQIRLDKLLSLEPDEYQATVSNPSLEMIDLSKKISSLMASNDEWSNLLKLAVDNEPSTADHHDQFVEKLIKEKLHVWLLNKVGMGGKGPSVLDDEGQGVLHLAAALGYDWAIRPTLAAGVNINFRDVHGWTALHWAAICGRERTVVALIALGAAPGALTDPTPDFPGSTPADIASANGQKGISGFLAESSLTSHLQALNLKEANMAQISGLPGIGDVTERDSLHPPSGDSLGPVRNAAQAAARIYQVFRVQSFQRKQAAQSEDDKGGMSDERALSLLSVKPPKSGQLDPLHSAATRIQNKFRGWKGRKEFLLIRQRIVKIQAHVRGQQVRKHYRKIVWSVGIVEKVILRWRRRGAGLRGFRSTEGSVESSNGGTSSSSIQDKPSGDDYDFLQEGRKQTEERLQKALARVKSMAQYPEARDQYHRILTVVSKMQESQAMEEKMLEESAGMDFMSEFKELWDDDTPIPGYI, from the exons ATGGCCACGACGGAGGCGCGCCGCCTCGCGGTCGTGCCGCAGCTAG ATATCGAGCAGATACTGAAGGAAGCTCAACACCGATGGTTACGCCCTGCTGAAATATGTGAAATACTGAAAAACTACAGGAATTTCCGTATTGCTCCAGAACCACCAAACAGACCACCAA GTGGCTCACTTTTTTTATTTGATCGGAAAGTATTGAGATACTTCAGGAAGGATGGTCATAATTGGAGGAAGAAAAATGATCAGAAGACTGTCAAGGAAGCCCATGAAAGGTTGAAG TCTGGAAGTATTGATGTGCTTCACTGTTACTATGCTCATGGGGAAGAGAATATAAACTTCCAAAGGAGGACTTACTGGATGTTGGAAGA GGACTATATGCACATTGTACTTGTGCATTATCTTGAGACAAAG GGTGGCAAGTCATCTCGTGCTAGAGGAAATAACATTATTCAAGAAGCTGCTGTGGGTAGTCCTTCACAGATTATGGAGGTAGAAAGCTCACTTAGTGGACAGGCCTCAGAATACGAAGAGGCAGAATCAG ATATTTATTCAGGAGGAGCTGGATACGACTCTTTCACTTGGATGCAACAGCATGAAAATGGAACTGGACCCGTGATAGATTCTTCTCTCTTCAGCTCTTACACACCTGCTTCGTCCATAG CAGGTAATTACCAGGGGCAGCATGCCACACAAAATAAAAGCTTCTATCCTGTTAACCAACATAATGGTCCTCTCATTCTTAATGGATCAAGTGACATGCTTGGAACAAATGGCCGTGCAAATCAAACTGATCTTCCATCATGGAATTCTGTGATAGAACTGGACGAGCCTGGTCAAATGCCCCATCTCCAGTTTCCTGTCCCTTCTGATCAAGGTGCTACCACGGAAGGCCTGGGAGTTGATTACTTAACATTTGATGAAGTATATTCTGATGGCCTCAGTCTCAACGATATTGGTGCAGCAGGAACTCATGGGAAGTCATATCTGCAG TTCTCTAGTGCTACTGGTGATTTGTCTGCAACAGAGAACAGCCTCCCTCAACAAAATGATGGTTCTCTGGAGGAGGCAGCCATTGGCTATCCATTTTTGAAGACTCAGTCATCTAATCTATCTGATATCCTAAAAGACAGCTTTAAGAAAACTGACAGTTTTACAAGATGGATGAGCAAAGAGCTTCCTGAAGTGGAAGATTCTCAAATTCATTCTAGTTCTGGGGGGTTCTGGAGCACTGGAGAAGCAAATGATATCATCGAAGCATCAAGCCATGAGCCGCTGGATCAGTTTACTGTTTCCCCGATGCTCTCGCAGGAGCAGCTCTTTAGTATAGTAGATTTTGCTCCAAACTGGACATATGTGGGTTCAAAGACTAAG ATTTTAGTTGCTGGTAACATCCTGAATGACAGTCAAATCACCGAGAGATGCAAGTGGTCATGTATGTTTGGAGAAGTTGAAGTTCCAGCAAAGATTTTAGCAGATGGTACTCTCATCTGTTATTCGCCCCAGCATAAACTCGGTCGAGTTCCTTTTTACATTACCTGCTCCAACAGGTTGGCCTGCAGTGAAGTGCGGGAGTTTGAATTTCGACCAACTGTTTCCCAATACATGGATGCTCCTAGTCCACATGGTGAAACAAACAAAGTTTATTTCCAGATACGCCTTGACAAGTTGTTGTCCCTTGAACCAGATGAGTACCAGGCAACTGTATCTAACCCCAGCCTGGAGATGATTGACTTAAGTAAGAAGATAAGTTCACTGATGGCGAGTAATGATGAGTGGTCCAACTTGCTAAAGTTGGCTGTTGATAATGAGCCTTCTACTGCTGATCACCATGATCAGTTTGTTGAAAAATTGATTAAGGAAAAATTGCATGTCTGGCTTCTAAATAAAGTTGGTATGGGTGGCAAGGGACCCAGTGTGTTAGATGATGAAGGGCAGGGCGTGCTTCACTTAGCAGCTGCCCTTGGATATGATTGGGCTATAAGGCCGACACTTGCTGCTGGCGTGAATATTAATTTCAGAGATGTTCATGGGTGGACTGCACTCCATTGGGCTGCGATTTGTGGCCG AGAGCGGACTGTAGTTGCGCTTATTGCTCTAGGAGCAGCTCCTGGAGCTTTGACAGACCCGACTCCTGATTTCCCTGGAAGTACACCAGCAGATATCGCATCAGCTAATGGCCAAAAGGGAATATCTGGTTTCTTGGCAGAGTCTTCTCTGACCAGTCATCTTCAGGCCCTCAATCTGAAGGAAGCTAATATGGCTCAAATATCTGGTCTACCTGGTATTGGAGATGTTACTGAGAGAGATTCACTGCATCCTCCAAGCGGAGATTCATTAGGTCCTGTTCGAAATGCTGCTCAAGCTGCTGCGCGGATATATCAAGTTTTCAGGGTGCAATCCTTCCAGAGAAAGCAAGCGGCTCAATCTGAGGATGATAAAGGTGGAATGTCTGATGAGCGTGCCCTCTCACTCCTTTCTGTCAAGCCACCCAAGTCAGGGCAGCTTGATCCTCTGCATTCTGCTGCAACTCGCATACAGAATAAGTTCAGAGGATGGAAGGGGAGAAAGGAGTTTCTTCTTATTAGGCAGCGAATTGTGAAGATCCAG GCTCATGTGCGAGGTCAACAAGTGAGGAAGCATTATCGGAAAATAGTTTGGTCTGTTGGCATCGTGGAGAAAGTTATATTGCGTTGGAGGCGTAGAGGGGCTGGCTTACGTGGGTTTCGGTCTACAGAAGGTTCAGTGGAGAGCAGCAATGGCGGAACGAGTAGCAGTTCAATCCAAGATAAGCCTTCTGGGGATGATTATGATTTTCTGCAAGAAGGACGAAAACAGACTGAAGAACGGCTCCAGAAAGCTCTTGCGAGAGTGAAGTCCATGGCTCAATACCCAGAAGCAAGAGATCAGTACCATAGGATTTTGACTGTTGTGTCAAAAATGCAGGAGTCTCAG GCTATGGAAGAAAAGATGCTGGAGGAGTCAGCAGGGATGGACTTCATGAGTGAATTCAAGGAATTGTGGGATGACGACACACCTATACCTGGTTATATTTAG